DNA from Rosa rugosa chromosome 6, drRosRugo1.1, whole genome shotgun sequence:
gttcagccctgcagaactaaattatcccacaggggaaaaagaaattttggctgtcaagaaaacgattttaaactctccagcttttcttggaaaaccctttactgtccgcaccgattgtgctagagtaaagaatttcaaaaattttaaacttgataaagctgctgatagaggaaaattagcaaactggcaattatttcttaatcAATATGATTACAATGTGGAATTAATGAGagaattttaagaacagtacatgaacttaaggccactCCGAATTTTGGTGCCCAACGTTTATATAACCCAAAATAAGTACATGAACTTTTAATCCCGACCCAGTTTTCATACATGCCGTCACTAACACCGTTAACACCTATGCCTTATTAATATGCCACGTGGCATAGATGTTAACGGTGTTAGTGACGGCATGTATGAAAACTGGGTCGGGATTAAAAGTTCATGTACTTATTTTGGGTTATATAAAAGTTGGGCACCAAAATTCGGagtggccttaagttcatgtactgttcttaaaaatttcccgGAATTAATTGCAGGTAACAAGAACTATCTTTCAGACGCATTGACCAGGGAAATGGCAATGTTCAGCCAGAGAGAAGACGACGAAGGTCgtaatcccagaagcagaagaactgGGAAGGAACATGAACCTGaagaggatcccaaagaaaccaaagaaaaaatccttaAAAGGTTTCTGCTAAGTCCGAAAAGCTTAGCctcaactgatcaatcccagggtaaaggattggctagcccatctcaaacggcagacggtaaaggctcatcaagaccgttgatggctgctgctttgccaaaaagcaaaccaactccaactggagttataaatgtttttaattatgaattaagaacttttgatactcctgtgttcagaactggcaggagactagcTTATTACCAGAAGGCAATCCtagataatcttttatttgcctttcaagaAAGAAGAGCCATATCAGTTTAGATTCGAAAGAAGAGCCATATCAGTTTAGATTCGAAAATTTCCTAGACCAAGTTTTAGAATAGAAACACTAAAGTAGCAGTGTGTTCTTCGTTCCGATCTAGTCTGACGAAGTGTGCTTTCCTTTCAAGTAAGTACTGTAATCATCCTTATgaatagctaaacagctttttagctgtttacctaagaatgaggctctgaGTTTTTATTCTGTattttatgtttaaataaataaattcagaatGCTCATCCGCTTCATCATGTTTATTTATTCTGTTATAAATCATCTTCCAGTCTAAAAATGTTCTGTACTATCTTAAAGGTCTAAGATTTCTGTTTCAAAGAAAAATCTGTTTCAgcgttttaaaaaaaaacaagcagcagtgattccgcctgttaaagtaaccgttaggtgaaaaacttaggcatgttgaaggctagttttgtttctATTGGAATTCTGAACAGGTTTTCTCTAAGAAAAAGTAGATTTGAgacccaaaagtcagcataggACAGATTAGGCATTACTTTAGAAAGACTACCCTTATAAGTCTTTTTCTCTAAagagttgtgtaattgggcaCAATACAAACTTGTTGGTGCAAGTGGGCAAAATACTTGGGATTTCTGGGTAAAAGGGAATTGACCCTTAGATATTTGTAAGGTCAAAAGATTGGCCtcgggccttggggctcttgggctttgattgatcgaggagttgtttttgctagattttatattcatttatttgttttaaatttttatatttattttcattttctaacagcaataaatgTGTATCCCGGCGGGGAGgcggtgcggttgagacgccaactatgAAAGTTTtctggggtaatgtatggaagcactttagggagctgagcgaattgagtttatatagattgatttcGCATACACTAACgagtgcgatcataccagcaataatgcaccggatctcATCAGAACTctgaagttaagcttgcttgggctagagcagtactaggatgggtgacctcctgggaaggcttgtgagattgaaggaaagctcaccggccgcggagattagatatttGTAAGGTCAAAAGATTGGcattgggccttggggctcttgggctttgattgatcgaggagttgtttttgctagattttttattcacttattttgttttaaatttttatatttattttcattttctaacagcaataaatgTGTATCCCGGCGGGGAGGCGGTGCGGTTGAGACACCAACTATGAAAGTTTtctggggtaatgtatggaagcactttagggagctgagcgaatggagtttatatagatttatttcgcatacactaacgggtgcgatcataccagcaataatgcaccggatcccatcagaactccgaagttaagcttgcttgggcgagaccagtgctaggatgggtgacctcctgggaagtcctcgtgttgcacccctcttttttcTGTTTAGGGTTCATTAAGTtacttttttgatttcggctactttgtccatgtactaattcaatccaactcttcgaaggcttgtgagattgaaggaaagctcaccggccgcggagattagatatttGTAAGgtcaaaagattggccttgggccttggggctcttgggctttgattgatcgaggagttgtttttgctagattttttattcatttattttgttttaaatttttatatttattttcattttctaacagtaATAAATGTGTATCCCGGCGGGGAGgcggtgcggttgagacgccaactatgAAAGTTTtctggggtaatgtatggaagcactttagggagctgagcgaatggagtttatatagattgatttcGCATACagtaacgggtgcgatcataccagcaataatgcaccggatcccatcagaactccaaagttaagcttgcttgggcgagagcagtactaggatgggtgacctcttgggaagtcctcgtgttgcacccctcttttttctgtttcggttcattaagttgcttttttgatttcggctactttgtccatgtactaattcaatccaactcttcgaaggcttgtgagattgaaggaaagctcaccggccgcggagattagatatttGTAAGgtcaaaagattggccttgggccttggggctcttgggctttgattgatcgaggagttgtttttgctagattttttattcatttattttgttttaaatttttatatttattttcattttctaacagcaataaatgTGTATCCCGGGGGGAGgcggtgcggttgagacgccaactatgAAAATTTTCTGGGGTAATGTATGAAATCACTttggagtttatatagattgatttcGCATatactaacgggtgcgatcatacccgcaataatgcaccggatcccatcagagcTCTTGCTTGGGTGAGAGCAGTACTAAGATGGGTGACCTGTTGCAGTATTACAAcctataaaaaaagaaaaagaaaaaaagaattaaaccAGTGAACCCATTTGTCTTTATCCCTGCTCCAACCAACTAGTTTTCTCCTTCCTGGCGCTTCTCTTATCCTATAATTTTGCTACCTTTTGGGGAAGGAAATACAAGTAAAACTATAAAAACCTTCGATGGCAGTGAGCTCACTCTCCATAAACTTGTGGCATCCCTTCGAATACTCTCGCACCGGAAGGTCTCCACGTCTCAAACTCAAGCATGTCCTCTTCGCTCCCACGAAACGCCGCCTTCGCGTTTCGGCCGTTTCGACGCCGCCCAAAGCCCGTTTCGTCGCCCGTCGGACCCAGTCCGTCCCGGTTCCCCAGCTCGAACGGCCTCTAAGTAAGTAATGTCAGAATGCCGAACAATGCTCTGCTCAATCATTCATGCTCAATTATTTGATAGATTCTCAGTTTGGATTTTTCAGGTGAATATATGAGCTTGCCGGCGAGTCAGTACTCGGTTTTGGACGCGGAGAGGATAGAGAGAGTGGACGACAACACGTTCAGGTGCTATGTGTATAGATTCAAGTTCTTTGCTTTCGAGGTCTGCCCTGTTCTTCTTGTTAGAGTCGAAGAGCAGCCCAATGGCTGTTGCATTAAGCTCTTGTCCTGCAAGGTACTTCTCGATCTCATTTTCTTCTCATTTCTCTAATTTCATTAAGTTTGAATTATATTTCTGATTTCTGCTTTGGTGCTACAGCTTGACGGGTCACCCATTGTGGTTGCGCAGAATGACAAGTTTGACGGTGAGTAGTGAAAATTTTGCTGCAATTAGAATATACAATGACGCATTGTGTTCAAATCAATTTCTGGCTGTAGCGTAGCAGTCTTTTCTCTATGGGATGATTTCGGCAAGTTTCTACAATCATCCTTGTTTGCAACTACACAATGTCTGATTGTAGAAAATTGTAGCAATTAGATTGAGCTGCAGCGACAATGTAATAATTAAGTAGTCGTTGCATGAAGATCCAGTGCACGTTTTGACTTCAACCAAGAATTAAATTGCGTCTTTTACTGTATCACTAATATTGTTAGCTATGCTGCAGTCTTGAACCGTCTAATTTAGGACAGTGTTGTTGTATTTTTTACGGGTGAAAAAAAAGCTCAATTTAGGTAGTTTGGAGTCCGCTGGGTACATCATGCGTGTATAAGTGCAACTGAACTCGTGCTGATTTGAGCCCTCATATCTTGGAATGAACTTGGCTTGTGAAGGCTCGGTAGGGCTCATGGGCCAGCTAGCTCACCTTCTGACAATACTTAAATATGAGGGAAATACATACCCTTGTTTTGATTTGGTTGAAGGCTCTTGGGCTTGGCATCTGTTTCAGATGCTTTCAGGGGTGTAATACTTTCAACTACTTTGTTGGATTGGAAGAATCTGTTACCTAGGTGTTTGTTAATCTTACCGCACcgttttttcatttgtttttttgttgctCCTGTTCAGTCTCatgtatttttgttttcaacTTCTTTTCTTTGTGGACTCCATGCTGCTGACTCTATACacgtacttttttctttttttcattttatttagcaaaagtctctttctcttctcaaaacaaaaaatataacgATGAAAAATGGTAGTCTTCTAGTAGAACATGCATTCATCATGTTGAGTCTTTTAATTTATGCTGGTTTCAGGAGATCTTTGACATTGATTTGGTATGGGAATGCAGCTTATATGGTGAACCAAATATCGTGTGGAAGCAACAAAAGCAGTTCATCACTGCAACAACTCAGTTCAGAAACTGTCATTGAGGTGCTGATTGCAAGAAACTCATTCTTTTTATTGTAGCTTAACTATCTGAATTATATTTCACTATATCCTGAAGCTGTATACTGTTTGTGTTGTAAAATAGGTCAGTATTGAGATTCCTTTTGCATTTCGAGCAATTCCAGCGCAAGCTATTGAATCTTCTGGGACCCAAGTCCTTGAACAAATACTAAGAATTATGCTTCCTCGATTTTTAGCGCAGGTTAGTGGAAGttctttcctttttgttttctcAGTCacacattttttattttgtgttccTTAATATTTCTGATGAAGTGAATTATTATAATTTTGGGATCAGAAGAACTTATGCTATTACCTTTAATGAAAATTTCCTTGCTTTGGAGATTGGGGTTACTTTGCCAGTTTGTACAAGTATTTTTGTTGTACAGATATTAGtttctatctatctatctatctatctttcttcctttctttctttctttttctaagTGGGTTAATGAAACAGAAGATTAATGGTGTAATCTCGTTTGCCTGTTCTTTATTTCCAGTCTTCCAGATCTACATTTTGTTGACTACTTCATGCTCtcattacttttttattttattattttatttttgtttataagaaacaatttcatcaaaatagagaaaaatacaACACAAGGGCAAGTTGTCCTTGTGGCACAAAAGGAAACAAACCAGGAAAGCAAAGACAAGGCACGTGCCAACAGCTTTTCAATCAGATACAAGAGCATGGAAAGACCAATCACTATAACTCCACTGAAAGCAAAGCCCACAAAATTCCCGACACCGAATTCTATTCCATAAAGTAACCCCTTATCTTCCCCTCGTATGTCTGTACCTCATCTTCCCCTCTTTTGTCTACAAATAGCTGCCAAAAGCAGccaaaaaaagtgaaaaagcCATTTTCCATCCCTCTCAAAAACTTTCCAGAACAACATCACTAGAAGCTGGAATTAGCCAGCTTAATTCAGTTTCTGAAATCAACCATCCACATATAATAGGCTTACGGATAGTGAAGCAATAATTGGTTCTAGCACCAGCTTCTCACATAATACACCATTGAGGATAGAGGCACCAAGTATTGACCTAGTTCTATTCCATCTCACAAGTATTGACCTTCCTATGAGCAATTATCTGAGGTAATACTCGTATATACAGGTACTTTAGCCTTTCAAACTGTTTGAGAGGGCCCAAgtggagaaagagagaaataGTCCAATAGTAATACTCAACCTCTTAGTTTTGTGATCCGCTGGTGGAAAGAGTAGAAAGGAGATTAGAATTGAAATGATTGAAAGTCTAATTGGTATGCTTTCATCAGAAGCAAGTATGGATTACATGAAAATGGATGGGATTCCAATATTATAGTATGAGAATCAAGCTGTTGCCCCTGGAGAGACGTTTCTCAATGATTTCATTCCTGCAGTTCATTTTGTCGGTTTGGGTGGAAAATGGGAAAACGGTGGTCTTTTGGAAatagttggtttttttttttttttttggggggggggaaCTTTCTCTAACCTTGTTCTTACCCTGTAATATGGAACTGTTGGTTCAGAAGGAATCTAAATGATCAAGAGGTAGGGTAATTGATTGGTTTTCTGGTCTTCTTAGAAAGTTTAGCTCTACTCCATAAGGCTGGATCATAGAGTGCGGAAGATGGGCTACAGCCTACAGGTGTCTTCTTTTGTCACACTCAAAATAATCATTTAAaaaattcttctcttccttATTTTGACCCTTTTCTTGCAATTTGGAGGGCTAAAGTACCTCCTATGGTATGGAGCACTTTGGCCTTCTCTTCTCTATTTCGACCCTTCGCTACTTAGAAAGGCTAGCTTGGACTAATGCTTGTGGGATGATAAATACTTTATGATTTGGTTGAACACCTTCTTGGTGTCTCTCCCCACATTGTTTGTGATATGTAAAGATGCAGCTGAAACTGTGGATGATGAGCGAtttcccattgcaataaccttAAGGCTGAAATTATTTGGGGAGGCTA
Protein-coding regions in this window:
- the LOC133718476 gene encoding uncharacterized protein LOC133718476, which translates into the protein MAVSSLSINLWHPFEYSRTGRSPRLKLKHVLFAPTKRRLRVSAVSTPPKARFVARRTQSVPVPQLERPLSEYMSLPASQYSVLDAERIERVDDNTFRCYVYRFKFFAFEVCPVLLVRVEEQPNGCCIKLLSCKLDGSPIVVAQNDKFDAYMVNQISCGSNKSSSSLQQLSSETVIEVSIEIPFAFRAIPAQAIESSGTQVLEQILRIMLPRFLAQLVKDYQAWASGDRSRQPLGTGEI